Proteins encoded within one genomic window of Streptomyces taklimakanensis:
- a CDS encoding regulator: MTTERPGKSSQRTPNRQLAALIAEAGFSNAGLARRVDQLGLEHGLDLRYDKTSVTRWLRGQQPRGTTPALIAEVFTRRLGRRLTAQDLGLDACAPVYAGLEFAATPSEAVDIVGGLWRKDTGSHAELRKIAFTPAGLVVPSRDWLIGRPDERVARGELAPEVPRVPAQGRGPGHTPAAVPPPRAAQTVRVERVERGPGQRVTAGDVAALRSVGELFRGLDHAYGGGHARQALVRYLEHEAEPMLRGAYGEQIGRRLFGAAADLTRLAGWTAYDIAAHGLAQRYFVQALRLAQAAGDRAYGSYVLVTMSRQAVYLGHGREAVQLARVAQQGVGSSVPPVVQSLLHAVEARGHGVLGEVRACAASLARAERALEQARPGDEVPHWARFFDEAQLADEFGHCHRDLQQYRAAAQHAERSLQLRGAGYVRSRLFCKVVLATARLGLGDVEQACALAAEAAHQASEMRSVRAHEYVKDFERRLEPYRDATPVRAYRERVAAMV; encoded by the coding sequence ATGACGACGGAACGACCTGGGAAGTCTTCCCAGCGCACCCCCAACCGCCAGCTCGCCGCACTCATCGCCGAGGCCGGGTTCTCCAACGCCGGACTCGCCCGGCGGGTCGACCAACTCGGGTTGGAGCACGGGTTGGACCTGAGGTACGACAAGACCTCGGTGACCCGCTGGTTGCGCGGCCAGCAGCCGCGCGGCACGACACCGGCCCTGATCGCCGAGGTCTTCACCCGCCGCCTGGGCCGCAGGCTCACCGCGCAGGACCTGGGGCTGGACGCCTGCGCGCCGGTCTACGCGGGCCTGGAGTTCGCGGCCACGCCCAGCGAGGCGGTGGACATCGTCGGCGGGCTGTGGCGCAAGGACACCGGCAGCCACGCCGAACTGCGGAAGATCGCCTTCACTCCTGCCGGGCTGGTGGTGCCCAGCCGGGACTGGCTGATCGGACGCCCCGACGAACGCGTCGCGCGCGGCGAGCTTGCCCCGGAGGTCCCGCGGGTGCCCGCGCAGGGCCGGGGGCCCGGGCACACGCCAGCCGCCGTACCACCGCCCCGCGCGGCCCAGACCGTCCGCGTCGAGCGGGTCGAACGCGGTCCGGGCCAACGGGTCACCGCCGGGGACGTGGCGGCGCTGCGCTCGGTCGGCGAGCTGTTCCGCGGCCTCGACCACGCCTACGGCGGCGGCCACGCCCGGCAGGCCCTGGTGCGCTACCTGGAACACGAGGCCGAGCCGATGCTGCGCGGCGCCTACGGGGAGCAGATCGGCCGCCGGCTGTTCGGCGCCGCGGCCGACCTGACCCGCCTGGCGGGCTGGACGGCCTACGACATCGCCGCCCACGGTCTGGCGCAGCGCTACTTCGTCCAGGCGCTGCGCCTGGCACAGGCCGCCGGGGACCGGGCGTACGGCAGCTACGTCCTGGTGACGATGAGCCGACAGGCCGTCTACCTCGGGCACGGTCGGGAGGCGGTGCAACTGGCGCGGGTCGCCCAGCAGGGGGTGGGCTCCTCGGTGCCGCCGGTCGTCCAGTCGCTGCTGCACGCGGTGGAGGCGCGCGGGCACGGGGTGCTGGGGGAGGTGCGGGCCTGCGCGGCGTCGTTGGCCAGGGCCGAGCGGGCGCTGGAGCAGGCGCGGCCGGGCGACGAGGTGCCGCACTGGGCGCGGTTCTTCGACGAGGCGCAGCTGGCCGACGAGTTCGGCCACTGCCACCGGGATCTCCAGCAGTACCGGGCGGCGGCCCAGCACGCCGAGCGCTCCCTCCAGCTGCGGGGTGCGGGCTACGTCCGCAGCAGGCTGTTCTGCAAGGTGGTGCTGGCCACGGCCCGGCTGGGGCTGGGCGACGTGGAGCAGGCGTGCGCGCTGGCCGCCGAGGCGGCGCACCAGGCGTCGGAGATGCGGTCGGTGCGGGCGCACGAGTACGTCAAGGACTTCGAGCGCCGCCTGGAGCCGTACCGGGACGCCACTCCGGTGCGTGCCTACCGCGAGCGCGTCGCCGCCATGGTCTGA
- the lipB gene encoding lipoyl(octanoyl) transferase LipB: MSELRFVHLGFGADAVEYREAWQRQREVHAARFADEIPDTCLLLEHQPVYTAGRRTADSERPLDGTPVVDVDRGGKITWHGPGQLVGYPILKLPRPVDVVAHVRRLEEALIRTCAEFGLETTRIEGRSGVWVLGEPAERPELGGLELDLAPPTDEEEYDPRLRGPEYAPSNAGRRGEDRKLAAIGVRVAKGVTMHGFALTCDSDTTWFDRIVPCGIRDAGVTSLSRELGREVTVAEVLPVVEKHLRAVLESTEPMPRAV, translated from the coding sequence GTGAGCGAGCTGCGCTTTGTGCATCTGGGTTTCGGTGCGGACGCCGTGGAGTACCGCGAGGCGTGGCAGCGGCAGCGGGAGGTCCACGCGGCCCGCTTCGCCGACGAGATCCCCGACACCTGCCTGCTCCTGGAGCACCAGCCGGTCTACACCGCCGGCCGCCGCACCGCGGACAGCGAGCGGCCGCTGGACGGCACCCCGGTGGTGGACGTCGACCGCGGCGGCAAGATCACCTGGCACGGTCCCGGCCAGCTCGTCGGCTACCCGATCCTCAAGCTGCCGCGTCCGGTGGACGTGGTGGCCCACGTGCGGCGGCTGGAGGAGGCGCTGATCCGCACCTGCGCGGAGTTCGGCCTGGAGACCACCCGGATCGAGGGCCGCAGCGGGGTGTGGGTGCTGGGAGAACCGGCGGAGCGGCCCGAGCTGGGCGGACTGGAGCTGGACCTCGCCCCCCCGACGGACGAGGAGGAGTACGACCCCCGCCTGAGGGGCCCGGAGTACGCGCCCTCCAACGCGGGCCGGCGCGGCGAGGACCGCAAGCTCGCGGCGATCGGCGTCCGCGTCGCCAAGGGCGTCACCATGCACGGCTTCGCCCTCACCTGCGACTCGGACACCACCTGGTTCGACCGCATCGTGCCGTGCGGCATCCGGGACGCCGGTGTCACCTCCCTCTCCCGGGAGTTGGGCAGGGAGGTGACCGTCGCCGAGGTGCTGCCCGTGGTGGAGAAGCACCTGCGCGCGGTGCTGGAGTCGACGGAACCGATGCCCCGCGCCGTCTGA
- the lipA gene encoding lipoyl synthase, whose amino-acid sequence MSAVAPDGRKLLRLEVRNSQTPIERKPEWIKTRAKMGPEYNALQSLVKREGLHTVCQEAGCPNIFECWEDREATFLIGGEQCTRRCDFCQIDTGKPAEFDRDEPRRVAESVRQMELRYATVTGVARDDLPDGGAWLYAETVRQIHALMPDTGVELLIPDFNAVPEQLAEVFSSRPEVLAHNVETVPRIFKRIRPAFRYERSLEVITRARAEGLVTKSNLILGMGETREEVSQALRDLHGAGCELITITQYLRPSPRHHPVERWVKPQEFVELKEEAEEIGFAGVMSGPLVRSSYRAGRLYQQAIDRRGATAA is encoded by the coding sequence GTGTCCGCTGTCGCACCCGACGGTAGGAAGCTGCTGCGCCTGGAGGTCCGGAACAGCCAGACCCCCATCGAGCGCAAGCCCGAGTGGATCAAGACCCGGGCGAAGATGGGCCCCGAGTACAACGCGCTGCAGTCCCTGGTCAAGCGCGAGGGCCTGCACACGGTCTGCCAGGAGGCGGGCTGTCCCAACATCTTCGAGTGTTGGGAGGACCGCGAGGCGACCTTCCTCATCGGTGGTGAGCAGTGCACCCGGCGCTGCGACTTCTGCCAGATCGACACGGGGAAGCCCGCCGAGTTCGACCGGGACGAGCCCCGCCGGGTCGCGGAGTCCGTGCGGCAGATGGAGCTGCGGTACGCCACGGTCACCGGCGTCGCCCGCGACGACCTGCCCGACGGCGGCGCCTGGCTGTACGCCGAGACCGTCCGCCAGATCCACGCGCTGATGCCGGACACCGGCGTCGAGCTGCTGATCCCCGACTTCAACGCCGTCCCCGAGCAGCTCGCCGAGGTCTTCTCCTCGCGCCCCGAGGTGCTGGCGCACAACGTGGAGACGGTGCCGCGGATCTTCAAGCGCATCCGTCCGGCCTTCCGCTACGAGCGGTCGCTGGAGGTGATCACCCGGGCCCGCGCGGAGGGACTGGTCACCAAGTCCAACCTGATCCTGGGCATGGGCGAGACCCGCGAGGAGGTCTCCCAGGCCCTGCGCGACCTGCACGGAGCCGGTTGCGAGCTGATCACCATCACCCAGTACCTGCGGCCCTCGCCGCGGCACCACCCCGTGGAGCGCTGGGTGAAGCCGCAGGAGTTCGTGGAGCTGAAGGAGGAGGCGGAGGAGATCGGCTTCGCCGGTGTCATGTCCGGCCCGCTGGTCCGCTCCTCCTACCGCGCCGGGCGGCTGTACCAGCAGGCGATCGACCGGCGGGGCGCCACCGCGGCCTGA
- a CDS encoding DUF4191 domain-containing protein — MARKETSENPGRLKQIALTYKMTRRVDRWIGFVIAGVGVVTFGVLLAIGFWLGHPVYLGILGFLLAFLAMAIVFGRRAERAAFSQMEGQPGAAAAVLDNIGRGWTVTPAVAVNRQQDVVHRAVGKAGIVLVGEGNPNRVRNLLASEKKRMARIVGTVPVHDVVVGTGEGQTELKKLRTKLLKLPRTLPGHQVTEVNDRLRAMGDLMNNLPLPKGPMPRGMRMPKGPTRR, encoded by the coding sequence ATGGCGAGGAAGGAAACATCCGAGAATCCGGGGCGGCTCAAGCAGATCGCCCTGACGTACAAGATGACGCGGCGCGTCGACAGGTGGATCGGCTTCGTCATCGCGGGCGTAGGTGTCGTCACCTTCGGTGTTCTCCTCGCGATCGGCTTCTGGCTCGGTCACCCGGTCTACCTGGGCATCCTCGGCTTCCTGCTGGCCTTCCTGGCGATGGCGATCGTCTTCGGCCGACGGGCCGAGCGGGCGGCCTTCAGCCAGATGGAGGGCCAGCCGGGCGCCGCGGCGGCGGTACTGGACAACATCGGCCGGGGCTGGACGGTCACTCCGGCGGTGGCGGTCAACCGCCAGCAGGACGTCGTCCACCGCGCGGTCGGCAAGGCCGGCATCGTCCTGGTCGGCGAGGGCAACCCCAACCGGGTGCGGAACCTGCTCGCCTCCGAGAAGAAGCGCATGGCCCGCATCGTCGGCACCGTCCCCGTCCACGACGTGGTGGTGGGCACCGGAGAGGGCCAGACGGAGTTGAAGAAGCTCCGCACCAAGCTGCTCAAACTCCCCCGGACGCTTCCGGGGCACCAGGTCACCGAGGTCAACGACCGTCTGCGGGCGATGGGCGACCTGATGAACAACCTGCCGCTGCCCAAGGGACCGATGCCGCGCGGCATGCGGATGCCGAAGGGGCCGACCCGCCGCTGA
- a CDS encoding RDD family protein, with protein sequence MDNRQVIGSWLSGPRAAAEEMGADFGYRGERLGLPQDGPGSVAPVGRRVVAILVDWGLCLLIAYGLITGGDFRSAGNWALSVLAVLSVLTVGTVGSTPGKRLMGLRVVSVGGGRLSLPRTVLRTVLLVLAVPALVWDRDTRGLHDRLSGAVQVRI encoded by the coding sequence GTGGACAACAGGCAAGTCATCGGATCGTGGCTCTCCGGCCCCCGTGCGGCGGCCGAGGAGATGGGCGCGGACTTCGGCTACCGGGGCGAGCGGCTGGGCCTGCCCCAGGACGGGCCGGGGTCGGTCGCACCGGTCGGGCGACGGGTCGTGGCGATCCTCGTCGACTGGGGCCTGTGCCTGTTGATCGCATACGGTCTGATCACGGGCGGTGACTTCCGGTCGGCGGGGAACTGGGCGCTGTCGGTCCTCGCGGTGCTCTCCGTCCTCACCGTCGGCACGGTCGGCTCCACCCCCGGCAAGCGGCTGATGGGCCTGCGGGTGGTCTCGGTGGGCGGCGGACGGCTCTCGTTGCCCCGCACCGTGCTGCGCACGGTCCTGTTGGTGCTCGCCGTCCCGGCGCTGGTCTGGGACCGCGACACGCGGGGGCTGCACGACCGGCTCTCCGGCGCCGTCCAGGTGCGGATCTGA
- the glnA gene encoding type I glutamate--ammonia ligase: protein MFQNADEARKYIADNDVKFIDVRFCDLPGIMQHFTIPVEVFDPTEQLMFDGSSIRGFQAIHESDMALVPDLSTARLDPFRKDATLNVNFFIHDPITGEQYSRDPRNVAKKAEAYLASSGIADTAFFGPEAEFYVFDSVRFQTSANESFYHIDSEAGAWNTGALEDNRGYKVRYKGGYFPAPPVDHFADLRAEISLELAKAGLQVERQHHEVGTAGQAEINYKFNTLLAAADDLMLFKYIVKNVAWRNGKTATFMPKPIFGDNGSGMHVHQSLWSGGEPLFYDEQGYAGLSDTARYYIGGILKHAPSLLAFTNPTVNSYHRLVPGFEAPVNLVYSQRNRSAAMRIPITGSNPKAKRVEFRAPDPSSNPYLAFSALLLAGLDGVKNKIEPAEPIDKDLYELAPEEHANVPQVPTDLGAVLNALEEDNEYLQAGGVFTSDLIETWIDYKRTNEIAPIQLRPHPHEFEMYFDI, encoded by the coding sequence ATGTTCCAGAACGCCGACGAGGCAAGGAAATACATCGCGGACAACGACGTCAAGTTCATCGACGTCCGATTCTGCGACCTGCCGGGCATCATGCAGCACTTCACCATTCCGGTCGAGGTCTTCGACCCGACGGAGCAGCTGATGTTCGACGGCTCGTCGATCCGCGGATTCCAGGCCATCCACGAGTCCGACATGGCCCTGGTGCCGGACCTGTCCACCGCGCGCCTCGACCCGTTCCGCAAGGACGCCACGCTCAACGTCAACTTCTTCATCCACGACCCGATCACCGGCGAGCAGTACAGCCGTGACCCGCGGAACGTGGCGAAGAAGGCCGAGGCGTACCTCGCCTCCTCCGGCATCGCCGACACCGCGTTCTTCGGTCCGGAGGCCGAGTTCTACGTCTTCGACAGCGTCCGCTTCCAGACCAGCGCGAACGAGTCGTTCTACCACATCGACTCCGAGGCCGGCGCCTGGAACACCGGCGCCCTGGAGGACAACCGCGGCTACAAGGTCCGCTACAAGGGCGGTTACTTCCCGGCCCCGCCGGTCGACCACTTCGCCGACCTGCGCGCCGAGATCTCCCTGGAGCTGGCCAAGGCCGGTCTGCAGGTCGAGCGCCAGCACCACGAGGTGGGCACCGCCGGCCAGGCCGAGATCAACTACAAGTTCAACACGCTGCTGGCCGCCGCCGACGACCTGATGCTCTTCAAGTACATCGTGAAGAACGTCGCCTGGCGCAACGGCAAGACCGCGACCTTCATGCCGAAGCCGATCTTCGGCGACAACGGTTCGGGCATGCACGTCCACCAGTCGCTGTGGTCCGGCGGTGAGCCGCTCTTCTACGACGAGCAGGGGTACGCGGGTCTGTCGGACACCGCCCGGTACTACATCGGCGGCATCCTCAAGCACGCCCCGTCGCTGCTGGCCTTCACCAACCCGACGGTGAACTCCTACCACCGTCTGGTGCCCGGCTTCGAGGCCCCGGTGAACCTGGTCTACTCGCAGCGCAACCGCTCCGCCGCGATGCGCATCCCGATCACCGGCTCGAACCCGAAGGCCAAGCGCGTCGAGTTCCGCGCCCCGGACCCGTCCTCCAACCCGTACCTGGCCTTCTCGGCCCTGCTGCTGGCCGGACTGGACGGCGTCAAGAACAAGATCGAGCCGGCCGAGCCGATCGACAAGGACCTCTACGAGCTGGCCCCGGAGGAGCACGCGAACGTCCCGCAGGTCCCGACCGACCTGGGCGCCGTCCTGAACGCCCTGGAGGAGGACAACGAGTACCTGCAGGCGGGCGGCGTGTTCACCTCGGACCTGATCGAGACCTGGATCGACTACAAGCGCACCAACGAGATCGCCCCGATCCAGCTCCGTCCGCACCCGCACGAGTTCGAGATGTACTTCGACATCTAA